Genomic segment of Canis lupus dingo isolate Sandy chromosome 9, ASM325472v2, whole genome shotgun sequence:
CTCCAAAAGCAACTCAACTGTTATACATCACCTCTGGGAGTTTCATCAAACAGGAAAGATTGACTCTTGTCACAAGAGAGGAGACCAGATATCAACAGTGTGTCACAAACTATCACGTTTCCCATCTAGTCTCCTAAGGGTCTATTCATCTTTCCAACAAATCATCTACTCTCCCTTAAGAGGCCTgcatccctcctcccctttccctatTTAGATGGCATATAAAATCTAAATTCTAAGCCATCCTGGAGAATTACTCATTTTCCCCTGGGTTTCCTTCATGTATACACGAGGCATATGTGCTAATAAACCTCTGGGTACTTTTTCCCTCCTTAATCTTTATTACAGGGGTCTCAATTAAGAACATAGGagagtgaagggaaaaaaagtgttttttaaaagattttatttatttattcatgagagacacacagagagaaagaagcagagacacaggcagggggagaagcaggctccatgcagggaacccaacatgggactcgatcccgggtctccaggatcacaccccaggccaaaggctgtgctaaaccgctgagctatccgggctgcccaagagagtGAAGGGAAAATTATCTTTCATCCCCTACAACCTAAATATtacctcctctctttctctccctctgcctccatctcaagaccctgagatcgtaaCCCGagccagaaatcaagagtcaaatgctcaactaagccacccagatgcctccctTAGATGGCTTCTAATCACACTAAGAATAGAAGCTGCAGGgacacataggtggctcagtggttgagcggctgccttcagctcagggcgtgatcccggggtcctggaattgagtcccacgtcaggtcccccgcagggagcctgcttcttcctttgcctgtgtttctgcctctctctgtgtctctcatgaataaatgaataaaatctttaaaaaagaaaagaagctgctGTCCTGCCATAGTCCTGCTCCCAGAACTAACTCTCTGTCTACTGCAGATGATCCTACTTCCACTCCCTCCCTGTGCTGAGTCCCAcggcctccctgcagccctggcaCTCACCACACTCCTTCCCACCACCTGGCCTTGGCAATGGCTTCAGTGAGCCACCTAGCCCTCCATCACCACTCCTCCTTAACACTTACTTTGCAGTTGTACATGTGTATTGTCTATACCCCCTCTAAAATTAAGTGGCACAAGAACGGGGActtatctgtcttgttcactgctgtaccCTCAGGTTTAGAAGGGGGCTGGCACAGAGTCTGCactatttatagaataaaaacaaGGAAGCTTCAAGTCTGGGAAATAATTCAGGAAGAGAATATGCTAAAATGACTGAGCAATACTCCTCAGCACTGTACCTTACAGTTATATGATCCACTGTCTATCCACAAAGTTCCTTGAAAACAAGGATGGGCTGTTTTTGCACAGTACCAACATCCGACATTTACTAAACCAACAggtgttttaatttttgctgAATCTGTGATATTCCTCTTCAAAGATTCCTTTCCCAATATTTGTTAGTTTATGATAAAAACCATATACACATGGTTTACATTATATATACGTATCATcttaatacatatacataaatacaaacacaTTTAACCAAAGATTAACACCTCTCTTTTGCTTTAAACAAACTTAGTGAAATTTTGAATGCTTAATGATCCCATAGCTGGACAATTTTAGGCCTTTTTGAGAATGACAAGGTGACACAGAATGCTCAATGCTGTTTtaacaataaatgaaaagctataatgggtgcctggatggctcagtggttgagcatctgccttcaagctcaggttgtgatcccagggtcctgggaatgagtcccacatcaggctccttgcggggagcctgcttctccctctgcctgtgtctgcctctctctctgtgtctctcatgaataaataaaatcttaaaaaaaaaaaaaaagctataacaTCATCTTCACAATTTACTGattcacaaagcaaaaacaaaactggcAAAGATTTCTCATTCCCCGTTCCTCAGACCTCGATACTACCCGCAGAGATATCATCTGTGATGTTTTAGTTTTACTTATAATTAAAACAGGCTCAAGGTAATGTACAGTGTTTTTGAAGAATAGAGCACTGTATACCTGTTTCCCCATTTGGACTACTCTGGAAGAGCATCCATGTAGGTTAGTGAAAAAACCCATCACAGTACAGAAGGGCACGGGTGTGACTGAGGATCTTCTGTGACAGCTGTGGATAGCCCCGTCACTCACCTATACCACATGCATGGGGACATCTTAGGGCTGGACCAGAGAAACCATAACTAAGGGCAAAGACTGTCTTCTATTTAACTCTATAAGCCCTTATCTTTGTATATTAAAGCACACAGGAGGCCAGCTGAAttgaaagaagaaactgaagcccagagaaataAGGGGATTATGGCTAATGTCCAGGGTCTGACAACGTGTTAGCCACAACCTGGGGTTCTGGCTCAGATCTCCTGTAAGctttcccctgcctctcccttcttttcccttcttccgcCCCACAGCTCCCCATCTTCTTTCTCATATGACTGGCTTTAAAACCTCTCCCTCAgggcgcctgcctggctcagtcagtagaggctgcaacttttttttttttttttttaagattttatttattgagagatagaaagagagagcacccatgcacgtgtgtgtgcatgaagGGGGCAGgtagagagaaaatcttcagcagATCCcccctccccgctgagcaaggagcccaaggaggggctcaatcccatgaccctgagatcatgacctgagctgaaatcaagagtcagatgttgaaccccttaactggctgagccacccagtggccctgagcctgcgactcttgatctcagggttgtcagttcgagccccacgatgggtgtggaacctacttaaaataaataaatataaacaaagctTTTATCTAATGTCTGCCCAATCCTGGATGAGTTAGGGCCACAAATggttagtaatctctacactacATCCactcagaatatattttcaaataaaaaggaatgttgCCAACTTCTTACTCATTGACTTCCAGGTCCTGGTCATCAGAAGACTCATCTTCTCCCAAGACATTTTCAGAATCTGGCTGtcgaatgagaaagaaaagaactgtcccCACAAGGCTAATCACTGTCAGGGCAATAAACACTGTTCTTCGATCACTCtctggaggaagaagaaaaaaaaaagcagatagcACTGGACACGCAAACAATTCCAGACTTAGCATATGTTCAGAGGTGGTTTAACACCATCCTAGAATTTCCTTGTTAAATGTTTACTTTATTGCATTAGTGAAAATCTCAAACAAGAAACACCACCACCCAGAATACCTCCACCTTTGTCTTACAGTTAAAGAAATACTaataagccaaaagaaaaacagcacaATAAAGTAATCATTCTTTTAACCAAAGAAGCATACAGACAAAACAAGGGTTCAAAAGTCTAACAggtgggcagcccgagtggctcagcagtttagtgccgccttcagcccagggcctgatcctggagacccgggatcaagtcccatgtcgggctccctgcatggagcctgcttctccctccacctgggtctctgtctgcctctctctgtgtctctcatgaaaaaataaataaaatcttaaaaaaaaaaaaaaagtctaacagGTGACTGCTCATACATAGCATAACCTTCTCTTCTACCTTGAGATGCCGCCTGAAGTGTAGTCGTAAACTAAAACCCTAGCTTAATAACATAAGAGAAAAAGTTACTAAACACTGAAATCTGAGAGGACTTAAGGCAGCAAGGTTCATTAGGACCATCTGAACAGAGCAATAATGGATATTTTTGGAGAAACTATTATTATCCTTTGACATGTGTGAATAAAGCGAAGCGAGTAACACAAACCTGATATTTGAGTTTTTCCTTGCCAAGCAAAATATATGTAGAGATTTCCAAAGAATAagctggaggaagaaaaggaagaatagaaCGCTGAGggtttatttccatatttatagtCTTTACAGCAGTTTTTccatcatttgttaaagaaatttttaaagcatatgtgACTTTAAAAGTATCTACCTGTCTTACATCATTTAAAAGTATCGACTCCACCCTCTTTCTGAAAAAATGACCCAGATGGAATTGTTTCCTTCCACGTGATGGTGACCTGATTCAGAACCACCCTTCAAAGACTTGACTCGCTTTGAAACATGTGATTTATTGGGACCTGGAAATGACTACTTGGAAACAAGGTTATGCTACTTCTCAAAGgctatattttaaagaatctatGGGGAGAGGGAATCCATGATTCAGTTACCTGCATCTAATTAGATACTTTAGCATACTTTCCCAGAGAAGGAATCATTCACTTACACTCTGGTTTCTTAATATACACCCCCTTACAAATGAAACACCCGCGTTTATAAAGACATATTGATACCACAATTTTAGGCAATATCCACAAGGATAAATCCTCAGGACAGATACAATGACAGAatgacagtttttgttttttactgaggatatatataatatgctgTATCATTCAGCATTGATAGAAttaatctcactttttttttaagttcatttatttttaagtagtctctacacccaatgtggggctcgaactcatgaccctgagatcaagagtcatatgccgccctgactgagtcagccaggcacccctcacttttaaattttaatatattcgTTAGTAGCTACCAGATGCAGCTCAGTGGGAAGGATGTGGTCTTTGGAATCCAGATAAGGATGGTTTAAATCAGATCAGTTACTTCACTTttaagcctctgttttctcatctgcagaacACAGATAATACTACTACTGGTCTCATGAGGCAGTGAGGATTACTGAGATTTAGTAATGAAGCCAAAAGTCCCTGCCTGAAACATAGCAGATGCTAAGTACGttatggttaacatttttttctccgtACTAATCATGAATCCCAGTGAGGCAGATCCATGCATTTCATGCAATTCTGTAAAACGTTAAATCTGCATCATATGCAGCTAGGAACTCAAGTTACCAAACACGGAAGACAGGAATTTTCAACACaacaaagatctaaaaaaaatgctgagacaaaagaattaaagaaaagacTGAGCTGCAGAAGGATTATTACCTAGATTGTAAGAGTGCCCAGAAAATTCCACTGTTTCTCCCAATTGTGTGCTCATCTGAATTTATTGTCAGGCAATTTCCTTGTGCTGTCCAAAGCACTGAAATTCAAACCAAAAGTTTGTCAAGGGAATGAAATCACTTAGCTTCACACACTAAACACACGATATTCTTAAATAAATTccagaacacaaagaaaataaacatcgaGATGCTTACCGGCAGCTGCAATTCCAATGAAAACAGAAGCTGTGTAGAAGGACCATGGGAGAGGCTGGATAAAAACGGCAATGTACATGCTAAAATGTAACAGGTCAACGCATTACGGTCAAACAATACCTCATACAGAATGCCAATTATGCCTTCTAGGAATCGATTCtgaggattctcttttttttaaaagtcaacctGTAAATGACTTCTCCAGTGTTGCGGGGACGGGGGGACAAATTTCACCTACTCATTTCTTAATTCACTATTCTGAATTTGTGAGATCGGACATAGAACAAGGGTTTGCCACGGGCCTTTGCCAATAGTTCAGCACGTGCTGGGACTGTAGTTCTATGACCcagaaaaaaagcttaaattaTCTCGGTtgagggcggcccgggtggctcagcggtttagcgccaccttcagcccagggcgtgatcctggagaccagggatcgagtcccatgtcaggctccctatatggagcctgtttctccctctgcttgtgtctctgcccctctctctctctctctctctctctctctcgtgaataaataaaatttttaaaaagtttatctcTGTTGAATTCCTGTTAATCAATTTGATATAAAATAAGATTATTCCATGGGAAATCCAAATTTTTTCAACTCTCATAGAAAGAGATTTTGAGATGCTATTCCTATTAATAGTAAAATCACAGCAAGTATGCACACACGCCATCACATTAAAACAATATGGTAATCCCTGGGCATCAAGGAGAGAACCAAATCCCTAAAATACTGCCTGCATtcgggacacctcggtggctcagcagttgagcatctgccttcggctcagggcataatcctggagtcccacatcaggctccctgcatggagcctgcttctccctctgcctctgcctctgcctctctctctctgtgtatctctcatgaaaaaataaataaaatctttaaaaaaaaatactgcctgtATTCTATTCAATCCAaatcagcaaatatatatatatatatatatatatatatatatatatatcttttttttaaggtttatttatttatttatgatagacacagagagaaagaggcagagacacaggaggagggagaagcaggctccatgctgggagcccaacgtggaactcgatcccgggactccaggatcacgccctgggctgaaggcaggcgctaaactgctgagccacccagggatcccctattttttttttcttttaagtgacctctgcacccaatgtggggttcgaaaCTACAACCTGGAGATTGAAAGTTATGTGCctttttgactgagccagccacacacCCCCAAGTCAGCAATTTCTTATGAAAAGTTTACTATATGCTTGAAAGGCGCTGAGGGTgtttgaattaaatgaaagaaaatcacattactcacctgtaaaataaaCCACTTGCAAACATAGAGAGCTGAGGTCCTACAATGGCCACCACTGATGGTGTAATCAAATTGGAAGCGGAGAACACTCCATAAATAATTGCCATGCTGTacacataaaacattaaaaggaaaaaacaaaactcttgaaTCACGGTCTCAAAAgtgcatttttttcaaatatacttagCATCTATAGATTTTTCTTTACCATAAGCATTGATTTCTTTAGCCAGAATTAACAATAATGCTATCAGTAAGCTGAACCCTACACTGAAGTTTTCACTTACACAAAATCCTTACGTCTCATCAAATTTCCCTTTGAATCAGCTTGCCTTGGACAATACGCTTTTAGTGAACAAGTAAATTATGACAGCTAACATAGAACATATAACAAACACAGAGCCaactgttttatgtatgtttGGAATTGGAAGACAAagctctacaaaaaaaaaaaactgtggtatTATTATcaatcatctaaaaaaaaaaaaaaaaaaacccagaggttAGCATCCCTCTATTCTCAAATGTCATATACAAGATTAGGTTTAGGATACGTAACAAAGAACCAAATAAGAGCTGTGGGGAAAGGGGGAATGGTCAGCATCTTATAGTTAatgacagagaaattaagaaacccGTGTTTATAGCCATGTGTGCATTACATTCCCAGCTTCAATCATATGTACTGACTCATGAAGgccttttaacttttcattttctctatgtcTAAAACTGGGACAAAACATCTCAACAAAAATCTAAAAGCTCCCGGTGACAGTATGTTAATCGTTACGAAATTACAAAGACGGGAGGACTAATGTTTCAAGAACCCTATAAAACATGCTGTTTAGGATTGAGAAGATGTAATTATGACAATACTTGGGTGTTTGttaaatgccaggcactgtgccaagagCTTTATATGCATTACCTGAGCAAGGAAACGGGGCTCAGAGAAGCCACTGGCCTAATGCAACACGGTCTTATGTCCCGAAACCAGGATTCCAAACCCGGTGTTTAATTCTTCATGAAATCTAAACTCATCACCGTTATTGCGTTCTCCCAAGCAGCCCAGATGTGGAGACAAGACAACTCCTAATTCAACCACAGTATTAAGGCCGGAGATTCTGAAGATTTGGGGGGACTACTGTCATACATGAAGTAAAACCAACCATAGAGTACAATACCTGGTATATCCACTGCCGTGAAAATCTGTGCTATTTAAGCTCCTGATGACGGTTTGCTGCGTGGAAGACAGAGCTCATCAGTGAAAACATTCTGCAgtctccctccccaccaaagTTTGTCTCCGAGGATGGAGAAGGAAGCACCTGGCAAAGTGAAAATCAAGATACTCCGTGCTTCCCGTTGGGAAGTCGGCTAGGAGACAAGCGGAAAGAACAGGAAAGGGGCAAACCGAGGCCCGGGGAGCGCGGAAAGCTGGGCCGTAGCTACGCCTTGAGGCTTCCTTCTCCTCAATTGTCCCAGCACTAACGTGGACCTTAATGCAGGCACGAAATGACAGGTCAACCTGCAGACCCCAAGTCAGGTCAGAGGAATAAGCGGTAACTGCTCGACACCCTGACCCGATGCAATATTTACTACAAACCATCTGACACGTGAAAccaaactgaagcacagaaagccAGGACAGGCAGGTGGGAAGATAGGAGGTGCAATTTCAGCGCGCTGCTAGGTACGATGACTGTTtattattggggttttttttggggggggggggcgttagGAGAGGCACTTCGGAAGACGGAGAACAAATCCCAACTCACCGCCACATTCCCACAAGTTTGAAAGGCGGTGAACATAAACATAAAGGCAACtcctaaaataataatgttgaaaAGCTTTTTGGATTCCGGGGACATTGTGGCTCGGCTGGGCCGGAGGTCAGCAGCTCCTCGGGGCGAAGCCGCTGACGATCCTGGGGAAGGAGACGAGGCGGTGACAAGAGGCGGCAGATGCACGAGCCAGGCTGCCAGCGGTGCGCGTCCAGCTCCCGGATCAGAATCGCGGCCCGAGAGTGGACTCCTCGCCACGGGCGGCTAGGACATTCCCAGGACCCGATCCGAGCAGGGGCAGGCCCGCCGCCCCGAGAGGCGCCAACCACTTCGCGGCTCCAGGTGGAAGGGCCTGCCCGACGGAGGAGGGGGCCAAAGACGAGGTGCAGCGGCCggcgcggccccgcccgcccggccggccCTGACTCACCACGGGTCAGGCGACCCGGTCACCTGACCGCAGCCTCCGCGCCCGCCGCTCGGCccgctgggaaatgtagtcccgCCCGCCCGAGGCACGCAGGCGCGCCGTGAGGAGGGGAGCGGGGCCGAGCCCGCGCGCCCCAGCGAGGGAGGGGCTGTTCAGCGGAACCCGGCGGAGGAGTGGGGAAGCGCGGGGAGGGAGCCCGGCGATGTCGTAGCGGGGTCCGAGAACGCTGGAGACCGCGGGACAaacgggggggcggggagggaggagaagtagcCCCTCTGGCAGGGGCGGGAACCTTCTGCGGAGGCCCGAGCAGAAAAGCTGCGTGGAGCTCGGATACTGCCCTGAAAAGAAGGCGGGGCCTGGAAGGGGAGCGCTTCCTGTCCCTCCTGCGGGAGCAGCGCCCGTGCGGCCTCGCAGCCGGAAAGAGCGTTTCGCGGGCTTTCCAACTGCCCGCAAATTCCGCTCCCCCCTCCCAGCCACAGTGACTCCGCGCTTTTCGGCCCGCCCGCCGGGCTCTGCGCAGGCGCgtcgggcaggggcggggcgcgTGGCCGCGGAGttgcggggcggggaggggcgagCCAATCAGGGGATTCATTTCCGGGTGGCGCGGGCGCCATTTTGTGAGGAGGGATATAAACGGGCGCCAGGGCCGGCCGCCCGCCCAGTTGTTTCTGTGGTGGAGGCGGCGGCTGCGGTGGTTCGCTCGCCTTTCCCGTCCACCGCGCCCGGTCCGGCCTCTCCCAGCGTCTCAACCGCGCGGAAGCCAACTGCCAGAGGCGCGGCGTCGAGCCGGGCTAGTGTGGGGAAACCGCCGCCTCAGCCGAGCGCGCGGGCCCGCCCAGGGCGTTACTAGGTCGGCGCGCAGTCGCGGCCCCCGGCCGGCGCTCCAGAGCCATGAGTTACGGTCGCCCGCCTCCCGATGTGGAGGGCATGACCTCCCTCAAGGTGGACAACCTGACCTACCGCACCTCGCCCGACACCCTGAGGCGCGTGTTCGAGAAGTACGGGCGCGTCGGCGACGTGTACATCCCGCGGGACCGCTACACCAAGGAGTCCCGCGGCTTCGCCTTCGTCCGCTTCCACGACAAGCGCGACGCCGAGGACGCCATGGACGCCATGGACGGGGCGGTGCTGGACGGCCGCGAGCTGCGGGTGCAGATGGCGCGCTACGGCCGCCCGCCGGACTCGCACCACAGCCGCCGgggcccgccgccccgccgctaCGGGGGCGGGGGCTACGGGCGCCGGAGCCGCAGGTAAGCGAGCCGGGGGCACAAAGGTCCGCGCGGACacgtggcggcggcggcggcgggcgggcggcgggcgcggggccgtgGCGGGCGGCCGGGAAATGGCGCCCGGGCGGCGCGGTAatggcggcggggcgggcgcagcacgcgggcggggcgcggcccTGGCCCCGATGGCCGCCCTGACTgacgcccgcccgcccggccgcccgcaGCCCTCGGCGACGCCGCCGCAGCCGCTCCCGGAGTCGGAGCCGCTCCCGGTCCCGCAGCCGCTCCCGCTACAGCCGCTCCAAGTCTCGCTCCCGCACTCGCTCGAGGTCGCGGTCCACGTCCAAGTCCAGGTCGGCGCGAAGGTCCAAGTCCAAGTCGTCGTCGGTGTCCAGGTCTCGCTCGCgctcccggtcccggtcccggtccaGGAGTCCTCCGCCCGTGTCCAAGAGGGAGTCCAAGTCCAGGTCGCGCTCCAAGAGCCCCCCGAAGTCTCCCGAGGAGGAAGGAGCGGTGTCCTCTTAAGCGAATGGTAATGTCAATGGGGATCCGAGACGCACGGACTCGAACTCAGATGGGGTGTGCAGGAGCTTGTTATGATCCGTGTTAATATAAAGTGGCTCCTGGTGTCGGGAGTGCGGCTGTGAGCTAACTCAGCTTTGGGAGTAATACTGAAGAGAGGGGTCTGCAGAGAGGATGTGCATAAAGCTTAGATATTAATGGCTGTTTCGTAAACTGTTTGAGACCTATTAATGAAAATGACTATTTCTTGCTGTTTTTATCCAACGTCTGCATTTTCCCCTTTAAAGCTGCGGTCTCCTGTTTGATAAAAGAATATTGGCCAGTATTGCAGATTTTAACTGATTTGGCTGATCCTCCAGGGACCAGTTTCTGTGGGCGTGTATTGGAGCAGGTTTGTCTTTAAATGTTAAAGATGCACTATCCTCTTAGCGAAAACGAT
This window contains:
- the SRSF2 gene encoding serine/arginine-rich splicing factor 2; amino-acid sequence: MSYGRPPPDVEGMTSLKVDNLTYRTSPDTLRRVFEKYGRVGDVYIPRDRYTKESRGFAFVRFHDKRDAEDAMDAMDGAVLDGRELRVQMARYGRPPDSHHSRRGPPPRRYGGGGYGRRSRSPRRRRRSRSRSRSRSRSRSRSRYSRSKSRSRTRSRSRSTSKSRSARRSKSKSSSVSRSRSRSRSRSRSRSPPPVSKRESKSRSRSKSPPKSPEEEGAVSS